A part of Larkinella insperata genomic DNA contains:
- the ilvD gene encoding dihydroxy-acid dehydratase: MTTIATEKNQLNRYSSTLTQEVSNPAAQAMLYGIGLKEEDMNKPQIGIASAGYDGNPCNIHLNGLAAYVKKGVNESGLVGLVFNTIGVSDGMTNGNDGMSYSLPSRDIIADSIETVVHAQWYDGVIAVVGCDKNMPGALMAVGRLNRPAILVYGGTIRSGSYKGQKLDIVSAFEAYGKKVANSISEEDYKGVIQNSIPGAGACGGMYTANTMASSMEAMGMSLPYSSTFPATHEGKQAECRKIGEAMMNLLEKNILPSEIMTKKAFENAMTVVMALGGSTNAVLHYIAIAKSVGVSLTLKDIQDISDRTPYLGDLKPSGKYYMEDMLAIGGVPAVMKYLHKEGYIHGDCLTVTGKTVAENLEGAPDLDFETQNIIRPLSNPMKKSGHIQILYGNLATQGAVAKITGKEGERFEGIAKVCEREEQLLEFIQNREIQEGHVIVIRYEGPKGGPGMPEMLKPTSAIMGLGLGDKVALITDGRFSGGTHGFVVGHITPEAQEGGNIALVRDGDKITIDAVNNVIHMHVSDEELAERRANWTVPPLEKAADHGILRKYVKLVSSASEGCVTDA; this comes from the coding sequence ATGACAACTATAGCAACCGAAAAAAATCAACTAAACCGGTACAGTTCCACCCTTACCCAGGAAGTCAGTAACCCGGCCGCTCAGGCCATGCTTTACGGCATTGGTTTGAAGGAAGAGGACATGAACAAACCTCAGATCGGAATTGCCAGTGCTGGTTACGATGGCAACCCCTGCAACATTCACCTGAATGGCTTGGCGGCTTACGTAAAAAAAGGAGTCAATGAAAGCGGGTTAGTTGGGTTGGTATTTAACACAATCGGTGTTTCGGACGGGATGACCAACGGAAACGATGGAATGTCGTATTCTTTGCCGTCGCGGGATATTATTGCGGATTCGATTGAAACGGTTGTCCACGCGCAGTGGTACGACGGTGTGATTGCGGTGGTGGGTTGTGATAAAAATATGCCCGGGGCGCTCATGGCAGTGGGCCGGTTAAACCGTCCTGCCATTCTCGTATACGGCGGCACCATCCGCTCGGGAAGCTACAAGGGCCAGAAATTAGATATTGTATCGGCGTTTGAAGCTTACGGCAAAAAAGTTGCCAACAGCATCAGCGAAGAAGATTATAAAGGTGTTATCCAGAATTCAATCCCCGGCGCGGGAGCCTGTGGGGGCATGTACACGGCCAACACAATGGCGTCGTCGATGGAAGCGATGGGCATGAGCCTGCCGTATAGCTCGACGTTCCCGGCAACGCACGAAGGCAAACAGGCCGAATGCCGGAAAATTGGGGAAGCCATGATGAACCTGCTGGAAAAGAATATTCTGCCCAGCGAAATCATGACCAAAAAGGCTTTCGAAAACGCTATGACGGTGGTAATGGCACTGGGCGGATCGACCAATGCCGTGCTGCACTACATCGCCATTGCTAAATCCGTTGGGGTATCGCTGACGCTGAAAGATATTCAGGACATCAGCGACCGGACGCCGTATCTGGGCGATCTGAAGCCGAGCGGGAAATACTACATGGAAGACATGCTGGCCATTGGCGGGGTCCCGGCGGTGATGAAATACCTTCACAAAGAAGGCTATATCCACGGCGACTGCCTGACCGTAACCGGCAAAACCGTGGCTGAGAACCTGGAAGGAGCACCGGATCTGGATTTCGAAACGCAAAACATCATCCGTCCGCTGTCGAATCCGATGAAGAAAAGCGGCCACATCCAGATTCTGTACGGTAATCTGGCGACGCAGGGTGCCGTTGCCAAAATTACGGGCAAAGAAGGCGAGCGGTTTGAAGGAATCGCCAAAGTTTGCGAGCGCGAAGAACAGCTGCTGGAGTTTATTCAGAACCGGGAGATTCAGGAAGGCCACGTCATCGTTATCCGCTACGAAGGACCGAAAGGCGGACCGGGTATGCCGGAAATGCTGAAACCGACCTCGGCCATTATGGGGCTGGGCCTGGGCGATAAAGTGGCCCTGATCACGGACGGACGGTTTTCGGGAGGAACCCACGGTTTTGTGGTGGGGCACATCACACCGGAAGCGCAGGAAGGGGGTAACATCGCCCTGGTTCGCGACGGCGATAAAATCACCATCGACGCCGTTAACAACGTGATTCACATGCACGTATCGGATGAAGAACTGGCCGAGCGCCGGGCCAACTGGACGGTTCCACCCTTGGAAAAAGCGGCTGATCATGGTATTTTGCGGAAATACGTGAAGCTGGTCAGTTCCGCCAGTGAAGGCTGCGTGACGGATGCTTAG
- a CDS encoding zinc-binding dehydrogenase: MKAIIQSELHQPAQYVDTETPVAGPGEVIVQLKAAAINHRDVYVQHGLYPKMKLPVVLGSDGAGVVVETGEGVDKVWKKQEVIINPALDWGPNPNFFGPDFRILGMPDNGTFAEYIKIQAKYLHHKPNHLSFEQAAALPLTGVTAWRALMTRARLLINHPERVLITGIGGGAALIALQIARAAGSEVWVTSGSDEKLQRAKELGATGAVSYREADWSKNLLAQTGGKGGYFDVIIDSAAGPGFAKLVDVAAPGGRIVFYGGTTGTITDVAPSKIFFKQLNIHGTTMGTDAEFAEMVRFVAGKQIVPVIDDVLPLAEAEQALRKIESGQQFGKVVLRVS; the protein is encoded by the coding sequence ATGAAAGCGATCATCCAATCCGAGCTGCACCAACCCGCCCAATACGTTGATACTGAGACGCCCGTTGCCGGACCAGGCGAGGTTATCGTGCAATTGAAAGCTGCGGCCATCAACCACCGGGATGTGTACGTTCAACACGGCTTGTACCCCAAAATGAAATTGCCGGTTGTTTTGGGTTCCGACGGGGCCGGGGTGGTGGTAGAAACCGGCGAGGGGGTGGATAAAGTCTGGAAAAAGCAGGAGGTCATTATCAATCCGGCGCTCGACTGGGGGCCAAATCCTAACTTCTTTGGCCCGGATTTCCGGATCCTGGGCATGCCCGATAACGGCACCTTCGCTGAGTACATCAAAATTCAGGCGAAATACCTGCATCACAAACCCAACCACCTTTCGTTTGAGCAGGCGGCCGCTCTGCCATTAACCGGGGTAACTGCCTGGCGCGCCTTGATGACCCGCGCCCGGTTGCTGATCAACCATCCGGAGCGGGTTCTGATTACCGGCATTGGCGGAGGAGCGGCCCTGATTGCCCTGCAGATCGCCCGGGCCGCCGGGTCGGAGGTGTGGGTTACGTCCGGCTCCGACGAAAAACTTCAGCGGGCCAAAGAACTGGGCGCCACCGGCGCAGTAAGCTACCGGGAAGCCGATTGGTCTAAAAACCTGCTGGCTCAAACTGGTGGCAAAGGCGGTTATTTCGACGTCATCATTGATAGTGCCGCCGGGCCGGGATTCGCTAAACTGGTGGACGTTGCCGCACCGGGGGGCCGGATTGTTTTCTACGGTGGCACCACCGGTACCATCACGGATGTGGCCCCTTCCAAAATCTTTTTCAAGCAATTAAACATCCACGGCACGACGATGGGAACGGACGCGGAATTTGCGGAGATGGTTCGGTTCGTCGCGGGAAAACAAATCGTACCGGTCATCGACGACGTGCTTCCGCTGGCGGAAGCGGAGCAGGCTCTGCGGAAAATTGAAAGCGGCCAACAGTTCGGCAAGGTGGTTCTGCGGGTTTCCTGA
- the murQ gene encoding N-acetylmuramic acid 6-phosphate etherase, which translates to MITENASHYDHLERMSVRELLTNINQEDKTVPLAVERAIPQIEALVTEIVKRMKEGGRLFYIGAGTSGRLGVVDASECPPTYGVSPDLVVGIIAGGDRAIRSAVENAEDDSEQAWKDLQAYHIEPLDTLIGIAASGRTPYVIGGLQKAREAGILTGCIVCNPGSAVAQAAEFPVEVVVGPEFVTGSTRMKSGTAQKLVLNMVSTSVMIQLGRVKGNKMVDMQLTNHKLKIRATNMVMSETGVSQKRAEDLLARFGNVRSAILNVNYNLEE; encoded by the coding sequence ATGATTACAGAAAACGCATCGCATTACGACCATCTGGAGCGAATGTCCGTTCGTGAGTTGCTGACCAATATCAACCAGGAAGACAAAACCGTTCCGCTGGCCGTTGAGAGAGCCATCCCGCAAATTGAAGCCCTGGTGACGGAGATTGTAAAACGCATGAAAGAAGGGGGACGCCTGTTTTACATCGGTGCGGGTACCAGCGGTCGTCTGGGCGTAGTTGATGCCTCGGAATGTCCACCGACGTACGGCGTTTCGCCCGATCTGGTCGTGGGCATCATTGCCGGGGGCGACCGCGCCATCCGGAGTGCTGTCGAAAATGCGGAAGACGATTCGGAGCAGGCGTGGAAAGATTTGCAGGCCTATCACATTGAACCGCTGGATACGCTGATCGGCATTGCTGCGTCGGGCCGGACTCCTTACGTCATCGGCGGTTTGCAGAAAGCCCGTGAAGCCGGTATTCTGACGGGATGCATCGTCTGCAACCCCGGTTCAGCGGTGGCTCAGGCGGCCGAATTTCCGGTCGAGGTCGTTGTGGGGCCTGAGTTTGTAACGGGCAGCACACGCATGAAATCCGGCACCGCTCAAAAGCTGGTTCTCAACATGGTTTCGACCTCGGTTATGATTCAACTGGGCCGGGTCAAAGGCAACAAAATGGTCGATATGCAATTAACTAATCATAAACTCAAGATCCGGGCGACCAACATGGTTATGAGTGAAACGGGCGTTTCGCAGAAACGGGCGGAGGACCTCCTGGCCAGATTTGGTAACGTACGGAGCGCCATCCTGAACGTCAATTACAATCTGGAAGAATGA
- a CDS encoding Gfo/Idh/MocA family protein, whose translation MNTKRRDFLKLTGLAGAGLSTTGLSNGLPAVTPAPRPPRQTFNMCGYSAPKIDTVRIGYIGVGNRGTGALKRIVYLENVAVQAICDVRPERIEEAKKVLEKTAHKPTYYSGKADAWKALCDRSDIDLIYICTPWNLHAPMALYAMEQGKHVACEIPVATTVEDCWKLVETSERTRRHCMMLENCCYDFFELMTLNMARQGFFGELIHAEGAYIHDIFESLFDQSKRYELWRLKENQRNGNLYPTHGLGPIAQVLDINRGDQMDYLVATSSQDFMIGKKVDELAAQNTYFKQFQGKSFRGNMNTTTIRTKKGRTMMLQHDVSSPRPYSRIHLISGTKAVAQKYPLPGRIATGHEWLSEQDYQELEKKYQPEIVKRVGELAKQVGGHGGMDFLMDWRLIDCLRNGLPLDQDVYDAALWSSVGPLSEWSVAHRSNSIDVPDFTNGSWKTNKPVDISLAAGGTTRIKNL comes from the coding sequence ATGAACACGAAACGCCGAGATTTCTTGAAATTGACCGGATTAGCCGGTGCCGGACTCAGTACCACAGGATTGAGCAACGGTTTACCCGCCGTAACCCCCGCTCCACGCCCTCCCAGGCAGACCTTCAATATGTGCGGTTACAGCGCCCCTAAAATTGATACCGTTCGGATCGGCTACATCGGGGTTGGCAACCGGGGAACCGGCGCGTTGAAACGGATCGTTTATCTCGAAAATGTGGCGGTTCAGGCCATTTGCGACGTTCGGCCGGAGCGCATTGAGGAGGCCAAGAAGGTCCTGGAAAAAACCGCTCATAAACCCACTTACTACAGCGGAAAAGCCGACGCCTGGAAAGCCCTCTGCGATCGGAGCGATATCGACCTGATTTATATCTGCACACCCTGGAACCTGCACGCTCCGATGGCCCTGTACGCGATGGAACAGGGCAAACACGTCGCCTGCGAAATTCCGGTGGCAACAACCGTTGAAGACTGCTGGAAGCTGGTCGAAACCTCCGAGCGGACGCGTCGGCATTGCATGATGCTGGAAAACTGCTGCTACGATTTCTTCGAATTAATGACGCTGAATATGGCGCGCCAGGGCTTTTTTGGTGAGTTGATTCACGCAGAAGGCGCTTACATTCACGACATTTTCGAGTCCCTGTTTGATCAGAGCAAACGTTACGAACTGTGGCGATTAAAGGAAAACCAGCGCAACGGTAACCTCTACCCTACGCACGGCCTGGGGCCGATTGCGCAGGTCCTCGATATCAACCGCGGAGACCAGATGGATTACCTGGTTGCCACCTCCAGTCAGGATTTCATGATTGGGAAAAAAGTGGACGAACTGGCCGCGCAGAACACCTACTTTAAGCAGTTTCAGGGCAAATCGTTTCGGGGTAACATGAACACAACCACCATCCGGACGAAAAAAGGCCGGACGATGATGCTTCAGCACGACGTCAGCTCTCCCCGACCCTATTCCCGGATTCACCTTATCAGCGGCACGAAAGCCGTGGCGCAGAAATACCCGCTGCCCGGCCGGATTGCGACGGGCCACGAATGGCTCTCGGAACAGGATTACCAGGAACTCGAAAAGAAATACCAGCCCGAAATCGTCAAACGGGTGGGCGAACTGGCCAAACAGGTGGGCGGCCACGGCGGCATGGATTTTCTGATGGACTGGCGGCTTATCGACTGCCTGCGCAACGGTTTGCCACTGGATCAGGACGTTTATGACGCGGCCCTGTGGAGCAGCGTTGGCCCGCTCAGCGAGTGGTCGGTGGCCCATCGCTCGAATTCCATCGACGTGCCGGACTTTACCAACGGCTCCTGGAAAACCAACAAACCGGTAGACATCAGCCTGGCAGCCGGTGGCACCACCCGAATTAAAAACCTGTAA
- a CDS encoding aminotransferase class I/II-fold pyridoxal phosphate-dependent enzyme, whose protein sequence is MTKADNTLQKLLEKRRSAGLLRSLKKPTDLIDFCSNDYLGLARSPALRQQIQQAVFQYPALLNGSTGSRLLAGNSALAEELESEIAHFHGAEAALVFNSGYDANVGLLASLPQRGDTLLTDELIHASMIDGARLSLANRFKFRHNDLSDLENRLKSATGAVYVAIESVYSMDGDLAPLPELVHLCERYEAALIVDEAHATGVFGTNGEGLVQALGLEKRVFARVHTFGKALGVHGATVVGSAVLREFLINFARPFVYSTALPPHSLLAIRSVYRFLPQCQALIRQLHALRAYFQEQIGVHLPQTEWTSDQSPILGLVVPGNDACRATATQLQQAGFDIRPILSPTVPAGRERLRICLHAFNSESDIDRLVQTLQEIMYVHE, encoded by the coding sequence GTGACAAAAGCTGATAATACCCTCCAGAAATTACTGGAAAAACGCCGTTCGGCCGGTTTGCTCCGCTCGTTGAAAAAACCGACCGACCTGATTGATTTTTGTTCCAACGATTACCTGGGTCTGGCCCGCTCACCCGCATTGCGCCAGCAGATTCAACAGGCCGTTTTCCAGTACCCGGCACTGCTGAACGGATCGACCGGCTCCCGGCTACTGGCCGGGAATTCAGCCCTGGCCGAAGAACTGGAAAGTGAAATTGCCCACTTCCACGGCGCCGAAGCGGCCCTCGTTTTTAATTCCGGCTACGACGCCAACGTTGGTTTACTGGCCAGTCTGCCCCAACGCGGGGATACCCTGCTCACCGACGAACTGATTCACGCCAGCATGATCGATGGCGCCCGGCTAAGCCTGGCAAACCGCTTTAAATTCCGTCATAACGATCTGTCCGATCTGGAAAACCGTCTGAAAAGCGCGACCGGTGCGGTTTACGTAGCCATTGAATCGGTTTACTCGATGGACGGCGACCTGGCACCGCTGCCTGAACTCGTTCACCTTTGCGAACGCTACGAAGCCGCTTTGATCGTGGATGAAGCCCACGCAACGGGCGTTTTTGGAACAAACGGCGAAGGGCTGGTGCAGGCGCTCGGTTTGGAAAAACGGGTGTTTGCGCGGGTGCATACCTTTGGGAAAGCCCTCGGCGTTCACGGTGCAACGGTCGTGGGTTCGGCGGTCCTACGGGAGTTTCTGATTAATTTTGCCCGCCCGTTCGTGTATTCGACGGCTTTGCCCCCGCACAGCCTGCTGGCGATTCGGAGCGTTTACCGGTTTTTACCGCAGTGTCAGGCGCTCATTCGGCAACTGCACGCATTACGCGCCTATTTTCAGGAGCAGATCGGGGTGCACTTGCCCCAGACGGAATGGACCTCCGACCAGAGCCCGATTTTAGGGCTGGTTGTTCCGGGAAATGACGCTTGCCGGGCCACCGCCACGCAACTTCAGCAAGCCGGTTTCGACATCCGGCCCATCCTGAGTCCGACGGTTCCGGCGGGTCGCGAACGGCTGCGAATCTGTCTGCACGCGTTCAACTCCGAAAGCGACATTGATCGGCTGGTGCAGACCTTACAGGAAATTATGTATGTTCATGAGTAA
- a CDS encoding glucosamine-6-phosphate deaminase, translating into MTILISKTVEQLGQSAGQATAALIQQAIAERGQANVILATGTSQFATLQQLIREDVDWSRVVMFHLDEYIGLPLSHPASFRKYLQERFLDQVPPLKASYLINGEVDARAETQRLGTLIQAHPIDVALVGVGENGHLAFNDPPADFDTEKPYLIVDLDAACRRQQFNEGWFPTLEDVPKQAISMSVRQIMKSRHIICSVPDERKAQAVKDTLEQPISNLFPASILRSHPNCQLYLDEAAASLLTNEKAPDKLGKM; encoded by the coding sequence ATGACGATTCTGATTTCAAAAACCGTTGAACAACTCGGCCAGAGCGCGGGCCAGGCAACGGCAGCCCTCATCCAGCAAGCCATTGCCGAACGCGGACAAGCCAATGTTATTCTGGCCACCGGAACAAGCCAGTTTGCCACCTTGCAGCAGCTTATTCGGGAAGATGTTGACTGGAGCCGGGTGGTGATGTTTCACCTGGACGAGTACATCGGTCTGCCGCTTTCGCATCCGGCCAGTTTCCGCAAATACCTGCAGGAGCGCTTTCTGGATCAGGTTCCACCCCTGAAAGCCAGTTACCTCATCAACGGCGAAGTAGATGCTCGGGCAGAAACTCAACGGCTTGGAACACTCATCCAGGCACACCCCATCGACGTGGCGCTGGTTGGCGTTGGCGAAAACGGTCACCTGGCTTTCAACGATCCCCCGGCCGATTTTGACACCGAAAAACCTTACCTGATTGTTGACCTGGATGCCGCCTGTCGGCGTCAGCAGTTCAATGAAGGCTGGTTTCCGACGCTGGAGGATGTACCGAAGCAGGCCATCAGTATGTCAGTTCGGCAAATCATGAAATCACGGCACATCATCTGCTCAGTTCCCGACGAACGCAAGGCGCAGGCTGTTAAGGATACGCTGGAGCAGCCAATCAGTAATCTGTTTCCGGCCAGCATTTTACGGTCGCATCCGAACTGCCAGTTGTACCTGGACGAAGCCGCGGCCAGTCTGCTGACCAACGAAAAAGCTCCGGATAAACTCGGTAAGATGTAA